The genomic DNA TGCCGCGCGCATCCGGGCATAGGCCTTGGCGATGGGGAACTGGATGCCCTGGTTCTGACCAATCGGGCGGCCAAAGACGACGCGGTCGTTCGCATAGGCAGTGGCGCGTTGGATGAACCACTTGGCGTCGCCAATGCATTCCGCCGCGATCAGGATACGTTCGGCGTTCATCCCGGACAGGATATAGCGAAAGCCCTTGCCCTCTTCACCGATCAGGTTCTTGGCGGGCACCCGGACGTTATCGAAGAAAAGCTCTGTCGTAGCGTGGTTCATCATCGTGCGGATCGGGCGGATCGTTAGGCCGTTTTCCTTGGCGTCGCGCATGTCCACCAGCAGGACAGACAACCCCTGCGTGCGTTTTTCCACCTTGTCGAGCGGCGTGGTGCGGCACAGCAGGATCATCAGGTCGGAATGTTCCGAGCGTGAAATCCAGATCTTCTGCCCGTTCACCACGTAATCGTCACCGTCCAGCACGGCCGTCGTGCGCAGCGCGCTGGTGTCGGTGCCGCTGGTGGGTTCCGTCACGCCGAAGGATTGCAGGCGCAGGCTGCCGTCGGCGATCTGCGGCAGGTATTGCTGCTTTTGCGCCTCTGACCCATGCCGCAGCAGAGTGCCCATCGTGTACATTTGCGCGTGGCAGGCGCCCGCATTGCCGCCCTGACGGTGGATTTCTTCCAGAATGACGGCGGCGGCAGAGAGCGGCAGGCCAGAGCCACCGTATTCCTCGGGGATCAGGGCCGAAAGGTAGCCCGCGTCAGTCAGGGCCTTGACGAAGGCCGTGGGATAGGCGCGGTCGGCGTCGAGCGCGCGCCAGTAGCTGTCCGGAAAATCGGCGCAGAGGCGGGCAACGCCGTCGCGGATGTCGTCGTGGTTTTCGAGGTCGGGCATGTCAGTCGGTCCTGTCCTTGGGTCGGTGGGTCGCGGTGTCTGTCAGGTCCGGTGGACCCAGACAGCCTGCCGCAGCATCATGGTCAAAAGCGCGCCGCGCAGTGCGGCATGGAAACGCCGTACAGTCGGCGCCGGGTTCGCATCAGTCCGGTCCGAACTCTGCCCGCACCCGGTCGCCGTGGGCATCCAGCGCGGGCACCGGACCGAAGTCTGGCGTCTGGCCGTCGATGACGGCACCGGGCGCCAGCAGGCGGACGGGGCCGGTCGGGGTATCGACCTCGACAAAGCGGTTCTGGGGATGGTGGGCCAGATCGTCCATGCTGTTGACGCGCCCGTTGGCGATGCCGGCC from Loktanella sp. M215 includes the following:
- a CDS encoding acyl-CoA dehydrogenase family protein — translated: MPDLENHDDIRDGVARLCADFPDSYWRALDADRAYPTAFVKALTDAGYLSALIPEEYGGSGLPLSAAAVILEEIHRQGGNAGACHAQMYTMGTLLRHGSEAQKQQYLPQIADGSLRLQSFGVTEPTSGTDTSALRTTAVLDGDDYVVNGQKIWISRSEHSDLMILLCRTTPLDKVEKRTQGLSVLLVDMRDAKENGLTIRPIRTMMNHATTELFFDNVRVPAKNLIGEEGKGFRYILSGMNAERILIAAECIGDAKWFIQRATAYANDRVVFGRPIGQNQGIQFPIAKAYARMRAAELMLHEAIAMYQADKNPGAEANMAKMLAAEASWEAAEACVQTHGGFGFAEEYDVERKFRETRLYQVAPISTNLILSYLAEHVLGMPRSY